The Fusarium fujikuroi IMI 58289 draft genome, chromosome FFUJ_chr05 DNA segment CGCAACGACTGCTGAAACTCACTCTCCGCCCACGGACCTGACCCGCCTACGTCTGCCTGACTCAACTCGATTCGATTAAACCTGATTACATGATCCATTTCGACTCCTCCACAATCCAATCTTCAACCTTTCCCCTCCGCCAAACGCTGGTCCcgcgacagcgacagcgatAGCGAACACCGACCCTTCACCATGTTTTGGAGATTCGGCGGTTACGCCAACATCTCCACCATCGACACAATCCTCGATAAGCCAGACTTTACCCTCGAGGAGCTACTCGAAGAGACAGACTTGATCCAGGAGCTCAAGCAGCACAACTCAAAGCTCATCGAATACCTCCGAAGCGACAAGGTTCTCGATAACCTGCTCGAATATGTAGTCGCTCCAAAGCTCGAGACCGTCGAGTCTCCCGACGAGTCCACCGACCaagaggccaaggccaagaaccgcttcctctctctctcgcgACCGCGCGCATCATCCCGCGCCACCGACCCgggcgacgatgaggaggagcaggagaagaagcgcaatCGCTACGCTTTTGTAGCTTGCGAGATTCTTAGCTCCGATACTTGGTCCATCTACGAGGCTTTGGCTGAGAACAGACAATTGATTCGCGATTTTTGGAACTTCTTGTCCCGCCCTGCCCCGCTCGATCCCCTCCAGGCGAGCTACTTCACAAAAGTCAATGAGTCTCTgttcgagaagaagaccgaGGACATGATGGAATTATTGACGACTCTTCCCGACGCTGTCCCTAATTTGCTCAAGCATGTTGAGTGTCCTATGGTCATGGACCTACTGCTCAAAATCATTGCCCTGGACCGTAATGAGGGTGGCCAGGGTGTGGTCGAGGTGCGAAATCTCCCCACTAATCTAATGCATCTGTGCTAACATCATGGCTTTAGTGGTTGTACTCTAAGGACATCATCCCGAGCCTCCTCTCATGCCTCAGCCCCGAGAACAACTGGGTTGTGCAAACCGCCGCAGGcgacttcatcaaggccatcatcaccatctctgCCAACGCCTCACAGAATGAGCAACAATGCATCGGCCCTAACGAGCTCACCCGTCAGCTTGTTTCCAAGCCATGCATCGAGCAGCTTATTGGGTACATGCTTGGCGGTGGCAACCCTTTGACTGTTGGCGTTGGTATCATTATTGAAGTAATTCGAAAGAACAACTCCGATTATGATCCCGATATGGGCACAGAGGCGAGCGCTGCGCCTTCCAGCCGCGATCCCATCTACCTGGGCACCCTTCTTCGCATGTTCGCTGAGAATGTCCCCAAGTTCATGAACCTGATTATGGATGTTCcctccaagaaggagaagatcgaCTCGACCTTTGGCGTCAAGCTCGAGCCCCTTGGCTTTGACCGGTTTAAGACATGCGAGCTCATGGCCGAGTTGTTACACTGCAGTAACATGGGTTTGTTGAATGAGCCGGGTTCCGAGGAGCTGACAGCTCAGCGTGATATCGAGCGACAACGTCTTCGTACCGAGGGCAAGTTGGCGCcgctcaaggaggaggacCACTCCACTGACGACTTGACCATGCGAAGCGCTGCAcctgaagagaagagacgtCTCGAGGTCACTAACGCTGACGACGATGGttttgaggaggttgagccTAGCAAGGAGATGAGTGAGGATACCTCTCATGAGTTTGTTAAGGCTGAAGACGACATTCCTGGcgcttcaacaacatcgctcagcaaggatgaggatgactttgTAGATGAGCCGCTCAGTCCTCCTCAAATGGGTGCCAAGGGTGATGAGACACGTTTCGATGATCCAGATTTGATGGTTGCGCCTTTGTCGCCcacaaagaccaagaccgcTGAGCCCGCATCTACAGAGTCTGCTAAGGGTGATTCAACAGAGAAGCCCGAAGCTAAGGAGCCCAGCAGCgaaaagaatgaagagacCAAGCCCAAGACGACGCTAGAGGATGCTGTAAAGGATGATACCTCTGACTCTTCAGCTATCCTAACTCCTGCTCCATCCGAGCCAGAGTCCAAGGCTGAGTCTACGGATGCCTccatcaaggttgaggagcaGCCTCGAGGTATCTCTCCCCAGCCGGACGATATGCCTGCACCTCTTTTCTccgctcctcctccaccggAATCTGGAGCTGATCGCCCACCACAAGCGGCTGAAAAGGCAGCTGGTGATGCTCAAGCTGTGACAGCTGAGACCTCTACCACGGAGACAAAgaccaaggaggacaagCCTAAGGAGGAGCAGCCTACCAGCCAGGCTACCGAGGAGCCCGTTGTTGGAGATTTCCTGAAGCTTCAATTCGTTGAACACCGTGTTGTTCCAACCATTCTTGTAAGTCAGTCATATCCTCCACTGATTGCCATCTGACATAGGCagaacttcttctttgcATACCCCTGGAACAACTTTCTGCATAACGTTGTGTACGATATCGTTCAGCAAGTTTTCAACGGTCCGATGGACCGCAGCTACAACCCCACATTGGCCGTTTCACTGTTCGAAGCTGCCGACATCACAAGtgccatcatcaacggcCAAAAGGCCAGCGACGAGTCCcaggccaagaccaagacccgCATGGGATACATGGGTCATCTTACCCTCATTGCTGAGGAGGTTGTCAAGTTCACCGAGCGCCACCCTCCGGAGCTCCTCTCGGAGACTGTTCTTGACCGAGTCATGAGCCAGGAATGGATCAGCTACGTTGAGGGATCACTTGCCGAGACACGCGAGCGAGATAATGCCATCCTTGGAGGTGTCCGACCAGAGGTAGCTATGGGTAACCGGTCAATGGGTGGCAGTGGACTTGGCGGTGTCGGCCTTTCTGGCTTGAGCGGAGGctctggtgctggtggttcCAGTGCACTTGCGGAAGCTGGCCTTAATGGGGGAATAGAGCTCAGCCAGGACAGCGGAAATGGCATCGGCCCTTTCACTATCAGTGGGGCCACATTAATGTCCGGctttggcagcagcagcgacgaggaggatgaggatggggaCGAAAACGAGGAGGATGTCAATTCCGAGGTGAGTGGTGTTTccgctgaagctgaagacgaTGGTTCGGATCACGGCATCCCTGGATCCCCTGGCATAGCAGAAACACTGGAGGATGTGATCATGCGGTCTCCTGAGACCTTTGCATCGCAATTTCCTGACTTGGATTATCCGGAGGATGTTACAAGGGGGTCCCCTATGGACTTGGACGAAATTGTAGCACACCGTCAGCGCTCatctcaagatgaagagcaaCAGCATGCTGAGCAGGTTGAGGATGTCTCAAAACCAGAAGGCAACCCTTAGGAGGACGCACCTTACTGGGGAACACTTGATCGTCCACGTACCAGACGAGAGAGGCGAGACAGGCGTCACCCTGAGATGCTGCAACTTGACGACCTTGAGACCTTCGATGAcgtcgaggttgaagagttCATGAAGCTGCTGACGACACCGAGGTTTTGAGACATTTATACCAGGCGTTGTGGGATAGAAAGGCGGATGGATGGCTGAGGGGATTATCATGTAAGGTCTGGATTGACCTAGATTGGGATATGTATAGAATAATGATTGGCAACGGAGACAAGAGTTAGGAGTACACGCTTCTACGAAGGAACGAAATGGAAAGGGGGATCAAGCTTCGATGCCAGTGTTTTCAGGACGCCTTTCCCTCCgactcatctcatctcatctatcACATCTCCTAGTGTCAACTGATCATTTCACTCATGAGCGCCTCGTACTGACGAGACATATCTAGTTCCGAGCTTACACGGACCCCTTGAACTCAGGATCAATGGAGCCTCCATCGATTCCcccaccacctccacctccccCGCCGCTGAACATCCCTCCTTCTCGGGCGAGACTCCAACTGGCGGCTCGATTGGCGATGCATCAGAAGAACAACCAAGCACAATCATCAGGAAATTTAAGtaacgacgatgatgacgacgacgagaacCCTACAGATCCATTTGCTGATACAGAAGAGgactttgacgatgatgatcagACGCAAGGTGATGAAAGGGGCGCATGGTGGAGAGATGTGGTAAGGGATCGTGGAGGTAAGCCAGATGGGAATGAATCAGACGACGAGcgtgatgacgacgatgatgatgagtttggagatTTTGCCATGCCAGAAGACGACGCTCAAAACGTTATAAGACCTCAACCTGTGAATCCGGCAAAGGAAGGCTCGGCTTCAACGAGGGGGTTGAGTGGATTGTGGCCGTTTGGACTATCAAAGgcggagaaggaaaaggagggGAGTAGacaggctgctgaggaggggaaggatgatgaagtcaaGGCTGTGGAAGTTACGGAAGCCAAGAGAAGAACGAGTATTGAGGAtcctgacgatgatgaggttgtggtTTAGATACCTGAGATGGGGGGATTAATGGTGTACGATATGAATATAGGAATTGCTATGGGTCATGTGTATGTAGAATTGCATCAAGACAGTTGTTTCAATATGTGGTGTGCCTTGATGGATAAGGATGCTCCATCAGATTTGCTGCTTTGTTGCGGAGTTGACTTTCCAGGAATAGGAACATCTTTTTCTCAGTGCTAAGTATCATCACCGTCTCTCGATCCGGCCCCCAGCaagattaataatagataaaACGTTGGAGTTAGTAGGATTGCATCCCCTGAATCATAGCTGAGCCCTCAGGCGCTTAGACATGACGGGGTCCGTGGCCTTGAAGCGTGAGCACTAAAACGGCCCCAGCTCATCTCGCTTATAGCCTTATCTCGCTTGTAACCGAGGACACTCCCGTCTCGGAAACACGGGAAGGAAGTCCTTGTTTAAAAGGGAAATCGTCCTCCGTATTCAAACAATGATTTTGTTCTTTGTGATCTCGGGGCATGGGGATGAGGGTTTGTTAGTTTGTTTTATGTTTAGAGCGGGAGAGGAGACGGGATGAAAGGGACAGGGTGTTTAGGGAAAAGCTTAATGCTAAGTTGGTTAATCTCGGTAAGTTCGCCCTGCAGATCTGGACCAAagttctctttttttcccctttTCGCTAAGGTAAGGAGTAGGGATTTGATAATTATAGGTATAAGGTGTCGGTTAACTTGGGGGTATCAGGTCAGAGTGTAAGACTTGCAGATGTGAGGGGGCCAAAGTTTTTGTGTACAGCGGTTGATAGAGAGTAAAAGGGGAAAACTTGCGATAATAGATTTGGGGGTTGATCCTTCAATACGAATGTGCTATGACGAACTCTAACAAAGTTTGGAGTTGAGAGAGGCCCGAGGGTATCAGCCATGTTAATAATGCAAGAGTAACATCGTCGTGAAGATCAGAGGACATCAGTATTTTAATCTGTCAACTTGAAACAACTCAATTCTCTTGTCTAAGTTTGGGCTCTCAATCTCGATgattgtcaaggccaagtaAATAGGAGCAGACGCGCATTGTGGCACGTCATGGCGTGGTGATGGAGTATTGATCACGGTCTCAATTCGCTGCGGCCTTGAGTAGCGGGTACTTATGCgacctccttgagctggctGGGTCGGGGGTAGCTTGTACAAAGGATATTTTGGGGGCTGTGAGTTGGATACAGGATTCAAGATTTGGGATGTTTGAGGATGGAGGGCATGTCATAGAAGACTGCGCATAAAACAAGAGGAGAGGAATAGTAGAATAACTCGAGGATCGCATCTCGAATTGCTGATGTCTTTTGACAATACCATCAGTTCAATACAATGTCTCCCACAAGACCAAGCCTATCAAGGCTCATCACGGACTTCTCCCACGACTCACCAGACCAACTCATAGAAGCGATAGCTTCAACATTGTCAATATCGCTCAACGacattcttctctttgattCATTCACCGAACTAGGCGGCGATGAGGAAGCAGCGGAACTCGTCCGTCAGACATGTCAAAGAAAAGGCTTCGACATCAAAAGCGACGACATAATGGCGTGTCAAACGCTCGCCGAGCTTCAGACAAGATGCACCCCGAAAT contains these protein-coding regions:
- a CDS encoding related to SAP190-Sit4p-associated protein; translated protein: MEPPSIPPPPPPPPPLNIPPSRARLQLAARLAMHQKNNQAQSSGNLSNDDDDDDENPTDPFADTEEDFDDDDQTQGDERGAWWRDVVRDRGGKPDGNESDDERDDDDDDEFGDFAMPEDDAQNVIRPQPVNPAKEGSASTRGLSGLWPFGLSKAEKEKEGSRQAAEEGKDDEVKAVEVTEAKRRTSIEDPDDDEVVV
- a CDS encoding related to SAP190-Sit4p-associated protein gives rise to the protein MFWRFGGYANISTIDTILDKPDFTLEELLEETDLIQELKQHNSKLIEYLRSDKVLDNLLEYVVAPKLETVESPDESTDQEAKAKNRFLSLSRPRASSRATDPGDDEEEQEKKRNRYAFVACEILSSDTWSIYEALAENRQLIRDFWNFLSRPAPLDPLQASYFTKVNESLFEKKTEDMMELLTTLPDAVPNLLKHVECPMVMDLLLKIIALDRNEGGQGVVEWLYSKDIIPSLLSCLSPENNWVVQTAAGDFIKAIITISANASQNEQQCIGPNELTRQLVSKPCIEQLIGYMLGGGNPLTVGVGIIIEVIRKNNSDYDPDMGTEASAAPSSRDPIYLGTLLRMFAENVPKFMNLIMDVPSKKEKIDSTFGVKLEPLGFDRFKTCELMAELLHCSNMGLLNEPGSEELTAQRDIERQRLRTEGKLAPLKEEDHSTDDLTMRSAAPEEKRRLEVTNADDDGFEEVEPSKEMSEDTSHEFVKAEDDIPGASTTSLSKDEDDFVDEPLSPPQMGAKGDETRFDDPDLMVAPLSPTKTKTAEPASTESAKGDSTEKPEAKEPSSEKNEETKPKTTLEDAVKDDTSDSSAILTPAPSEPESKAESTDASIKVEEQPRGISPQPDDMPAPLFSAPPPPESGADRPPQAAEKAAGDAQAVTAETSTTETKTKEDKPKEEQPTSQATEEPVVGDFLKLQFVEHRVVPTILNFFFAYPWNNFLHNVVYDIVQQVFNGPMDRSYNPTLAVSLFEAADITSAIINGQKASDESQAKTKTRMGYMGHLTLIAEEVVKFTERHPPELLSETVLDRVMSQEWISYVEGSLAETRERDNAILGGVRPEVAMGNRSMGGSGLGGVGLSGLSGGSGAGGSSALAEAGLNGGIELSQDSGNGIGPFTISGATLMSGFGSSSDEEDEDGDENEEDVNSEVSGVSAEAEDDGSDHGIPGSPGIAETLEDVIMRSPETFASQFPDLDYPEDVTRGSPMDLDEIVAHRQRSSQDEEQQHAEQVEDVSKPEGNP